The Paraburkholderia sp. PREW-6R genomic interval ATCGCCGCTCTTCGCGTTCACCGCGCCGGCGGCGACGCCGGTCACGACACGATTGCCGGCCGTCCCGGCCATGTTGATGAGGTTGCCGTCCGTCGTCGCGCCGACGCTGATTGTGCGCGAAGCCGGGTCCTGCGTGACGATGCCGACCCCGCCCGTCTCCATGCTCTGCTTCAACGTATTCAAGCCATCGTCGAGCGAGCCGAGCGCGTCGCCGACCGTGCCTTGCGTGCCGCCCTGCACGTGATACGTGGGCCCGGTGAGCGAACCGTCCGCGTTGAGCAGCGCGCCGCCGCCCAGGGCGGCCACCATCGGCTTGATCTGCGCGACGTTGACGGCGGACGCGTCCGTGGTGCCGGCGGTAATGCCGGTGAGCTCACGTGCGCCGCTTGTACCGCTGAAATCGACGCGGGTGCCGTCCATGTCCTTGCCGACCGTGAGAGTGCGCGAGGTCGGGTCCTGCTGGACGACGCCGATTTCGCCCAGATTGATCTGGTTCGTCAGATTGGTCACATTGCCTTCGACCGTGGTGGTGCGCGCGTCGAGGTTCGTGATGTCCGTACTGTTCGTGGTGACGCGCTGATCCAGATCCGTGATATTCGTGGTGTTGTCGATCAGCTGCTGGTTGACCTTGCTGATGTTCGTTGTATTGTCCGTCACCCGCTGATCGAGGTTCGTGATCGTGGTCGTGTTGTCCGTGACGCGCTGGTCGAGGGTGCTGATGTCCGTCGTATTGTTCGTCACCCGCTCGTCGAGGCTGTTGATATTCGTCGTGTTATCGGTCACGCGCTGGTCAAGCTTGCTGATGTTGTTCGTATTGGTCGTGACGCGCTGGTCCAGGTTGGTGATGCTGTTGGTGTTCTGCGTGACCGCCTGGTTGGTCGTGAAAAGTTGCGCGCCATTGACCGCATCCGTACTGGCGGCCGACAGCGTGCCCGCTCGCAGATTGGACACGCGCACGGGTGTCGCGGTGTTGCCGAGCGTGACCGAGTCGTGCGCGCTCGAATCGTATTGAACCGAATCGGCGCTCGCCTGGGTGCCGGCATTGGCAGCGACGGCAAGTGCGGCGCCCACGTCGTTAAAGGTCATGCCGCCGATTTTGTAGGTCGGCTTGATGACCGTCCCGTCGCCAGCCACACCGGCCCCCCCGCCCAGCGCGCTCACTGCGCTGCTCAACTGCGAAATGTTTGCCGCATCCGTGCCGCGCACGCCTGCCGCGACGTTCGTGACCTGCCGCTGCAGCGAGCTACTGCCGACCGAAACCGTGTTTGCCACATCCGCGATGGAGCCCGCGCCTAGCGCGACTGCATTGGCGGCTGAAGCAGTGGAGCCAGCGCCGAACGCAACGGACCTGGCGGCGGCCGTCGGGATATACGCGTCGCTGCCGGCGGCGATGGAATCCACCGCGTTGGTCTGCACTCTCGTGCCGATAGCCAGCGCGTTGACGTTCTGGGCCGCCGCCAGATAGCCGACGGCCACCGCGTTGTCGGCAAAGCTGTTGGTCGACGCGCCCGCGCCCACTGCGGTGGTGTTCAGTGCCAGCGCGGCGGCCGCCGCTCCCACGGCCGTGCTATTGGCGCGCGCCGCGCCGGCCGCCGCACCGACCGCAAGCGCCCGGTCTGCGATGGAAGTCGCACCGACGCCCACCGCCAGGGCGTCCTGGCCGTACATGGCGGTGGTGGTCAAGCCCGGCGTAATGATCGGACTCACCGCAATGTACTGCGTGGCCGATGTGTCGTCCGTCACCGTGGCGGCTTTCAGCACGGGTGCGGCGGGTTGACTCGCGGTTGCGCTCAGCGCGGGCGCCTTGATCTGGCTCGCGGCGGAGTCGGACGGCTGGGACGAGCCGGTCAGCGCGTCCGCGTCCCATGTTGCCGGAACATTGATGAGCGGATTGAGCGCCGCGTCCGACGCATTGGCAGTCGACGCGAACGCCACGACGCCCACGAGGCTAGCGCCGACGGCGACCAGCGCGTCATACACGGAAGCGCCGGACCCGCCGGACGCGCCCCGGCTCCTTGTCAGCTCGGACACGGCGACATACGCGCGCGTGGCTCTATTCCATACGGTTTTATAAGTCTTGTTCAACACATCCCCCAATCTTCTCTATCCAACTTCCTCACCAAGTTTTTCCTACGTCATCCTAAGTATTCGATTCGAAACCGGAGAAACTTAAGAAGCAGTTCACGCTTTCACTTGGCCCATAAAAGCGAAGCGGACAGTGTGGAGGGATGTGACTAAAACGCGAATACGACTACTCTTAAAAGCTAAATTTTAGCGTCGATTAGCTAAACGGCAGATTGGCTTTAGGACGAAATGCAACAGATGTCTTAGGCTCGACAAAAGCTTTTCAAGGCAAAGCAGGCTGCGTGCTTACGCGTTCGCACTCCACACTTTCGACCTTTGAGAAAACGACCGAAAGGGCTCAAGCGGAACCGGCTCAGCGCTCGCCCACCTGCAAGCACACCGGAAACGTAATTTCAAAAATCGTCCCCTCGCCTTCCTGCGAGTCG includes:
- a CDS encoding YadA-like family protein; amino-acid sequence: MLNKTYKTVWNRATRAYVAVSELTRSRGASGGSGASVYDALVAVGASLVGVVAFASTANASDAALNPLINVPATWDADALTGSSQPSDSAASQIKAPALSATASQPAAPVLKAATVTDDTSATQYIAVSPIITPGLTTTAMYGQDALAVGVGATSIADRALAVGAAAGAARANSTAVGAAAAALALNTTAVGAGASTNSFADNAVAVGYLAAAQNVNALAIGTRVQTNAVDSIAAGSDAYIPTAAARSVAFGAGSTASAANAVALGAGSIADVANTVSVGSSSLQRQVTNVAAGVRGTDAANISQLSSAVSALGGGAGVAGDGTVIKPTYKIGGMTFNDVGAALAVAANAGTQASADSVQYDSSAHDSVTLGNTATPVRVSNLRAGTLSAASTDAVNGAQLFTTNQAVTQNTNSITNLDQRVTTNTNNISKLDQRVTDNTTNINSLDERVTNNTTDISTLDQRVTDNTTTITNLDQRVTDNTTNISKVNQQLIDNTTNITDLDQRVTTNSTDITNLDARTTTVEGNVTNLTNQINLGEIGVVQQDPTSRTLTVGKDMDGTRVDFSGTSGARELTGITAGTTDASAVNVAQIKPMVAALGGGALLNADGSLTGPTYHVQGGTQGTVGDALGSLDDGLNTLKQSMETGGVGIVTQDPASRTISVGATTDGNLINMAGTAGNRVVTGVAAGAVNAKSGDAINGAQLYAQSASTALALGGGATVNADGTVSAPSYSVGGTVVNNVGSAITNLDGRVSQNSSDIAGLQNTVGNISGAVANAVQYDSSAHDRVTLGGTAANAPKVQLTNLQDGEISATSTDAVTGAQLWNTNQQISNLGQTVQNVQNSGNPYVAVNSGGNAARAVGNGSVAIGGGAIASAPNSVAIGENSVADVTNTVSVGSAGSERRITNVAPGQAATDAVNMQQFQGGMSDIARSAYTGTASAIALTMVPEVDANKNLAIGVGTAGYKGYQAVAVGVSARVTQNLKVKLGAGISSATTTVGAGAAYQW